From a region of the Lepus europaeus isolate LE1 chromosome 17, mLepTim1.pri, whole genome shotgun sequence genome:
- the CH25H gene encoding cholesterol 25-hydroxylase, translating to MSGYNSSEVQVVCSPGQLFLQPLWDRLKSWEAVLHSPFFPVIFSIFTYVGFCLPFVVLDFLCPWLPALRRYKIHPDFSPSPRQLLPCLGQTLYQHLVFVFPVSLLHWARSPAHLPPDPPELLQLVRHVVLCLLLFDTEFFAWHVLHHKVPWLYRTFHKVHHSNSSPFALATQYMSVWELFSLGFFDIANVTLLGCHPLTVLIFHVVNIWLSVEDHSGYDFPWSTHRLVPFGWYGGVAHHDLHHSQFNCNFAPYFTHWDKILGTLRLAAPRGQWSEGSGCPSDTGQLCNPQLNRKKHI from the coding sequence ATGAGCGGCTACAACAGCTCCGAGGTCCAGGTGGTCTGCAGCCCCGGGCAGCTGTTCCTGCAGCCTCTCTGGGACCGCCTGAAGTCCTGGGAGGCCGTCCTGCACTCGCCCTTCTTCCCGGTCATCTTCTCCATCTTCACCTACGtgggcttctgcctgcccttcgTGGTGCTGGATTTCCTGTGCCCCTGGCTGCCGGCTCTGCGTCGCTACAAGATCCACCCCGACTTCTCGCCGTCCCCGCGACAGCTGCTGCCCTGCCTGGGGCAGACGCTCTACCAGCACTTGGTGTTCGTGTTCCCGGTGTCGCTGCTGCACTGGGCGCGCAGCCCGGCGCACCTGCCCCCCGATCCCCCCGAGCTGCTCCAGCTGGTGCGCCACGTCGTGCTCTGCCTGCTGCTCTTCGACACCGAGTTTTTCGCATGGCACGTGCTGCACCACAAGGTGCCCTGGCTATACCGCACCTTCCACAAGGTGCACCACAGCAACTCGTCCCCCTTTGCGCTGGCCACGCAGTACATGAGCGTCTGGGAGCTGTTTTCCTTGGGCTTCTTTGACATAGCGAATGTCACGCTGCTCGGGTGCCACCCGCTCACCGTGTTGATCTTTCACGTGGTCAACATCTGGCTGTCGGTGGAGGACCACTCCGGCTATGACTTCCCTTGGTCGACCCACAGACTGGTGCCTTTTGGCTGGTACGGCGGCGTGGCGCACCACGACCTGCATCACTCACAGTTTAACTGCAACTTCGCTCCCTACTTCACACACTGGGACAAAATCCTGGGGACCCTGCGTCTTGCAGCCCCCCGAGGGCAATGGTCTGAGGGCAGTGGGTGCCCCTCAGACACGGGACAGCTGTGCAATCCACAACTGAATCGGAAGAAACACATCTga